The Pseudomonadota bacterium sequence CTCTGGATAAAATCGTGCAAAAGCTCATGGTACAGATCAAAATCATCGTCAAGTTTTTTCAAAAACGCCGTGCGGTCAAAAAGATCGGTGTCGCAAACTGTTCCATTTTCGTCTTCCTGAAAAAGGCTTTCGGTTTTTAAATCCTCGTGCGTGGTTTCGGATGCCTCGGTTTTGAGGGGGTTCTCCCGGCGGGACAGGCAGCGCTCAATAATCTGCTTGAGTTCTTCCTGGCGGACCGGTTTGCTGAGAAAATCATCCATGCCGGCCGCCAGACAGCGCTCCCGATCACTTCTCTGGGCATGGGCGGTCATGGCGACGATAGTGACTTTGGGGTTGATGGTGGTTGTCGCTCGGCTGCGAATCAGTCTGGTGGTTTCGTAGCCGTCCATTTCCGGCATCTGAATATCCATGAATACCAGATCGTAATGGGCTGCTCCCAGCGCCGCCAGCGCCTCAACGCCATTGCCGGCGGTCGCGCATTTCAGCCCGAGCTGGGCGAGCATTTTCGAGCCAACTTTAAGATTGACCTGATTATCATCGACCAGGAGAATGCGCAGATTTTTTTTGCTTTCCCTCGTGTTCCCCTCCTGCGACAATTTTTTTTCATCCTTTTCCCTCGGCCGCCCGAGCCCCATGACGTGAGCCAGCTGTTCACATAACAGGGATCTTTTAATGGGAGTAGGAATAAGCAAATCAAAATCGGTGGTGGTTTTCATCTGGGGATGCGGAGTCAGGCCGACCAGAAAACGAGGCAGCAGAAATTGAGGGATTAATTTTCTTAAGTTTTCCAACGCTGTTTTTTCCGAAAGATCCACGAGCAATATGTCGTAGGGCACGGAATCGGTTTGTGCATCATAGAGTTTCTGGGTCAGTAACGGCAGGGAAAAGACCTTGTCAACCCCGCAATTCAGGGCTAAAAGATGTTGTTCTGCGACCTCGCCGGCCGGTCTCGTTTGCTGGCTTGCGGTCTTTGAAGCCGGCGGGGGCGTGAACAGGATGAAATGGCGTCCAGCGAAGATTTTTGCCTGGGGTGGGCCGTTCGCAGTGGGCTCGCGGCCCAGGACGACGGTAAACCAGAAGGTTGAGCCCTGGCCAAGCTGGCTTTCGACGCCAATCTCTCCGCCCATCAACTCGGCCAGTTGTTTGGAGATCGCCAGTCCCAGCCCTGTACCCCCAAACTCCCTGGTCGTGGATGAATCAACCTGGGTGAAGGATTGAAAAAGCCGGTTAATCCGATCACTGGGAATACCAATCCCGGTGTCGGTGACGGAGAAATGGAGTTTAACCAGGGTGGTGGTTTTATCCAGCATGGAGACTCGGATGATGATTCCCCCCTCCTTGGTGAACTTAATGGCATTATTGGTCAGGTTGATCAAGATTTGCCGCAGGCGGCCGGGATCACCGCGAACCAGTTCCGGAATCCGGTGGTCGACAATGCAGTGGAAGAAGAGATTTTTTTCTGCGGTCCTGAGAGAGAGCAGGCCGAGCAGATCATCGGTGGTTTCACGAAGCGGAAACTGGATCTCTTCGAGATCCAGTTTTTTAGCTTCGATTTTTGAATAGTCGAGAATGTCATTGATGATCAGCAGCAGCCCTTCACTGTTTCTGATGATGATGTTGAGATAGTCGCGTTGATCGTGATCAAGGGGTGTGTCCAGCAACAGTGACGAAAAACCGATAATGGCGTTCATCGGCGTTCTGATTTCATGGCTCATGTTGGCCAGAAATTCACTTTTGGCGGCGTCGGCAAGCTCCGCCTCAAGGGTCATTCGGTTGGCCCGTTGAATGGCCTGTTCCAGTTGCGCGTTGATTTCATCCGCCTCGGCACTGGCGCGGCGCAAAGCCTGTTCACCTTTACGGCGTTC is a genomic window containing:
- a CDS encoding response regulator encodes the protein MKEEPGLTIKQLEKQIRELYKKLLLADRELDHSQGSKLLRIQEGKNQLAEIIEISPNPVVMFTLEGTITYLNPAGHRLFALDASEKLPKRSFFQIFSESNRYFLKTEALPTALDRGQWQGEIEISTPGAKLICHIILLVHLSKRETKPFFSATLHDRTAVIRADRTIKTVIANTFGVFGEPFFKNLVATLRHWFACETAWIGTIEEEQVQIIALESDQQTADSFSYKLNYSPLFGTEKKRICHIPENIQEHFPDNRFFKEFRGSGYIGIGLYNSAEKMIGLMGVLKKSKLELPPGTEDLLTIFAAQTATEIERRKGEQALRRASAEADEINAQLEQAIQRANRMTLEAELADAAKSEFLANMSHEIRTPMNAIIGFSSLLLDTPLDHDQRDYLNIIIRNSEGLLLIINDILDYSKIEAKKLDLEEIQFPLRETTDDLLGLLSLRTAEKNLFFHCIVDHRIPELVRGDPGRLRQILINLTNNAIKFTKEGGIIIRVSMLDKTTTLVKLHFSVTDTGIGIPSDRINRLFQSFTQVDSSTTREFGGTGLGLAISKQLAELMGGEIGVESQLGQGSTFWFTVVLGREPTANGPPQAKIFAGRHFILFTPPPASKTASQQTRPAGEVAEQHLLALNCGVDKVFSLPLLTQKLYDAQTDSVPYDILLVDLSEKTALENLRKLIPQFLLPRFLVGLTPHPQMKTTTDFDLLIPTPIKRSLLCEQLAHVMGLGRPREKDEKKLSQEGNTRESKKNLRILLVDDNQVNLKVGSKMLAQLGLKCATAGNGVEALAALGAAHYDLVFMDIQMPEMDGYETTRLIRSRATTTINPKVTIVAMTAHAQRSDRERCLAAGMDDFLSKPVRQEELKQIIERCLSRRENPLKTEASETTHEDLKTESLFQEDENGTVCDTDLFDRTAFLKKLDDDFDLYHELLHDFIQSAQVFLKDIKRGVAENDFDRVRIAAHSLKGSAGSLAAHKLQTAAYEVEKAVLAKDTQRLYQGRERMEMEFEILHEILKDELAGRQ